CATATTTGCCGGTCACGTAGACCTTGAAGCCGTGCTTGTGCAGGTGACGGCGCACCAGCGCCACGTCAGCCATCAGCAGCGACAGATCGGGGTCGCGGAAATTGAGCATCCGTGCGCCGTAACGCAGCTCGCCGCCAGCGTAGCGGGCATTGGGAAAACCGAGAATCAGACTGCCCCGCCCGTTCAGGTGGTGCTTGGTGAGGCCGCGCAGGGCCACGTCCAGATTTACCCCGCGACTTTGCAGCACGCTGAGGGCCACGATCAGATCGAAGCGGCCCAAGTCCAAGTTCAGCGCGTTCACGTCGCCCACTGCAAATCTCCAGTTGGGCCAGCGCTGACGGGCCAACTCCAAAGCACTCTCGTCCGTGTCTACGCCGACGACTTCAAAGCTGAGGTCGGGATAAGCCAGCGCCAGCGCTTCCAGTTCGCGGCCTGCGCCGACGCCCACGCTCAAGAGGCGTGCGCCGTCAGTCAGCTTGGCCCGCTCCAGCGCTTCCGTGAAGCTTTGCAAAAACCACGCATCTTCCAGCTTGTTGACGCGCTGAAACTCGCTGCCCGCGCCGTAGTGGCCCTCACGCAGCAGCGGCGGCAAGCGGCTCAGGGTCAATTGCACCCGTCCGCCTTCCAGTTTGGCGGGCGTCAGCAGCTGTGCGCCCAGCACCTCAGCGATGTCCAGCCACGCCGCGTAAGAGCGGTGACGGCCCGCCACGCTCACCTCGCCCGCGTACAGGCCCGTACCCAAATCGGGATCGGGGGCGCTAAACGTGACTTCGCCTACTGTTTCCAGCGCTTGCCGGAGGAGCGGCAGGACTTCGCTCAGCGGCTGGTCAGCAAACATAAACACCTGCCCAAGATGACAGATTAGGGCGGCCCCTGTTCTGTGCGCCGCAAGCTTGTTAAGCTGACTTGGCGCTTGGCGGGCATGTGAACACTCCTCTCCAGGTCTGTTCTGTGAGACACACCCCGCCCAAAAGAAGAGCAGCGCCGAGGCAGACATGCGGAAGTTTTATACCTCAGAATCGGTTTCCGAAGGCCACCCCGACAAACTGGCCGACTTCATCTCCGACAGTATTCTCGACGAGTTTTTGCGCCAAGAACCCAGCAGCCGCGTCGCGGTCGAAACCCTGCTGACCACGGGCATGGCCGTGGTAGCGGGCGAAGTCACCGCCCACAGCGCCCATGTGGACGTGCAGCGGGTGGTGCGCGAGGCGGTCAAACTTGTCGGCTACACCCGCGCCCACTACGGCTTTGACGCCGAGTACAGCGCTGTGCTGGTGGCGCTCCACGAGCAGAGCCCCGACATCGCGGGCGGTGTGAACTTCAGCGAGGAGTGGCGCGGCATGAGTGAGGCCGAGCGGGCCGATCCGGCCAACGCCCACAGCATGATCGGCGCGGGCGATCAGGGGCTGATGTTCGGCTACGCCACCGACGAAACGCCCGAACTGATGCCGCTGCCGATCAGCCTCGCCCACAAGCTGACCCGCCGCCTCGCTGAGCTCCGCAAAGCCGAGATCGTGCTGTACCTGCGCCCCGACGCCAAAGCCCAAGTCACGGTGGTGCGCGAAGACGGTGATACTTGGGTCGATACGGTGGTCATTTCCACCCAGCACGATGAGGAAGTTTCGCAGGAGCAGATTCGCGCCGATATGGAAGCCCAAGTCATCCGGGCCGTGATTCCCGCCGAGTACCTGCGACCCGAAACCAAGTTTTTTATCAATCCGTCCGGCAAATTCGTGATCGGCGGGCCACACGGCGACACCGGCCTGACCGGGCGCAAGATCATCGTGGACACTTACGGCGGAGCAGTTCCGCACGGCGGCGGGGCTTTCTCCGGCAAAGACCCCACCAAGGTTGACCGCTCGGCGGCGTACTACGCCCGCTATATCGCCAAAAATCTGGTGGCGGCGGGCCTCGCCAAAAAAGCGCTGGTGGAAGTTGCCTACGCCATTGGCCGCGCTTCTCCGGTGTCGCTGCGGGTGGATTCCTACGGCACTGGCAAGCTGAGCGACGAGGCGCTGGCCGACTTGGTGCGCCGCCATTTTGACGCCCGTCCGCAGGCCATCATTGCTGAGCTGGACTTGCTGCGGCCTATTTACGCCCAGACCGCCGCTTACGGTCACTTTGGCCGCCCCGAGTTTCCCTGGGAGCAGCTCAGCAAAGTAGACGTGCTGAAGGCGGAAGCGGAAGCGCTGGTCTAAGCGTTTTTGAAACAAAGAATAAACCGGCCCCAGAGAGAGTGAGTTTCTGGGGCCGGTTTATTGTTGCGTCTCTCTGTCTCGGCAAGGAGCCGTGCCAGTCTCCCGTAGGGGCGAGGGGTAAAGCTAAAGCTCAAAATCTCCATTCAACCTTTGCCTTCCGGTTTCATGGGCTGGCCCAGTCTTAAGCGCGGCGGCCAAAACGCAGCCGAAGGCCCAACTGTGGAGAACGCGGGAGGAAGCGCCCACGAGTCACGCCGCGAAGACACAGTGCCGAGCGCAGCGACTCGCTCCCTCGCCCCACTGGGGCGGGGGCTGGGGCGCTCTTTAACACCCTGCCAAATTCACCGAAGGCAAGAAGCTAAACGCCCCAGCCTCATCAGCTTTTCAGTGTCAAGCGAGGTCGGGGCGCTTTGAATTTCCCGACCTCGCTTAGCTTCAACGCCTACAGCAGCATTTCCCCAGCTTCCGCTTTCCGCAGCGGCAAGTAGTGCGGCTTCCAGAAGCGGCGTTCTACGAATGAGGCCAGCTCCTCGTCGGTCAGGTTGCGAACCCGCTTTTCGGCAGCCACGCCTTCAAAAATGGCTTGGCGAGCCACCCGCACGGCCACCTTGATCGACACCTCGCGGATAACAGAGATCGGCGGATAAACCAGCCCACCGTACTGAACGGTTTCGTCGGCCAGCGTTTCGGCGGCGGCCATAATCATGCTGTCGGTGATTTCGCGGGCGCGGCTGATAATCGCCCCGAAGCCCAGGCCCGGAAAAATGAAGGCGTTGTTGCCCTGCCCAATCGGATACGTCACGCCGCTGAGTTCCACATCGGCAAACGGGCTGCCCGAAGCGACGATGGCGGCTCCGTTCGTCCAAGTCAGCACGTCGGCAGGCTGGGCTTCCACATTGGCGGTGGGGTTGGACAGCGGGAAAACAATGGGCTGAGCCGCGTTGGCGTGCAGCGCTTCCACGATGGGTTGGCTAAACAGGCCCGGCACACCCGATAAGCCCAACAAAGCGGTGGCTCCGCAGTTCTTGACGGTTTCATACAAGCTGGGCCACTCGCCGCTGACCGTCCAGCCCTCAACGTCGGCGGGCGTTTTGGCAAAGCTGAGCTGGTGGTCTTCGAGGGCCTGCCCGTGCATCAGCAGGCCGTAGCGGTCAATCACATAGACTTTGTTGCTCGCCTCGGCAGGACTCAGCCCCGCCCGCATCAGGCCGCTGCGAATCATGCCCGCCACGCCGATGCCGCCCGCGCCCGCGCCGACCACCACAAAGACCTGATCTTGCAGCCGCTCGCCCTTGAGCCGAGACGCGCTGATCATGCCCGCCAGCGCCATTGCCCCGGTGCCCTGAATGTCGTCGTTGAAGCTGGGAATAACCTTGCGGTAGCGGTTGAGCACATGAAACGCCGTGCCACGCGCAAAGTCTTCCCACTGGATGATGGCCTTGGGGTAGCGGGCCGAAACGGCTTCGACAAAACTGTCGAGAAATTCGTCGTAGGCGGCTCCGGTCAGGCGGGTGTGGTGAACGCCCAGGTAGAGCGGATCGTCGATCAAATCTTGGCGGTTGGTGCCCACGTCTAGCTCGACCGGTAAGGTTTTGTCGGGGCCAACGCCGCCCGCCGCCGTATACAGGCTGAGCTTGCCAATGCTGATGGCCATGCCGCCAAAGCCCTGATCGCCAATGCCAAGAATGGCGCTGGAATCGGTGGCGACGATCATCCGCACGTCGTCCAGCGGCACGTTTTCCAGCATTTCTTCCACGCGGTCAACATCTAAAGTGCTGACTGACAGTCCGCGTGGGTAGCGGTAGATGTGCGAAAAGACCCGCACCGCTTCGCCCACCGTCGGGGTGTACAAAATCGGCAGCAATTCTTCGAGGTGATCGGCCAGAATGCCGTAAAACAGCACCTCGTTGCGGTCTTGCAGCGCCCGCATGAATTCATGCTTGTCGAGGTCGGTGACTTGCTGGAGGTAACGCTGAAAGGTGCGCTGCTTTTGTTCCTCGAAGGTGGAGGTGTGCGGCGGCACCAAGCCTTCTAGGCCCAGAAAGCGCCGCTCTTCGGGGGTAAAGCCGGTGGACTTGTTGAGCAGCGGAATATGCAGCAGTGAAAAGCCGGTGACTTTGACACTGAGGTAACGGTGCCCATCGGGGCCGCGTTTGACATCGTAGTAGCGCGAGACTTGAGCCATGCGCCAGTCTAGCTTGAGCGTGGTAGTTAGATGGCTAAGTAAGCGGCCGGCTGTCTGGTTCTAGACTCGGTGCAACTTCTTCTAAAATGGCTTCGGTGTCGTGCAGGCGCTCGGCGTCCACGTAGAGGTGGCCGTCACGGGTGCGGCGGTAGAGGTCGGCAAAGCGGTGATTCCAGCGAAATTCGTGGATTTTGTAGCTGCTGCGGGCGTGAATGTTTTGCTGCACCGCTTCGTCTACGGCGCTGAACACCACCATGATCTCGGCGTCGGCCTCGCGCAAAGCCTCCAGCGTGGTGTGCCAATACGGGCTGTCTTGGGTAATCGGGTGCACCACTGTCCACGCCAGCGGAAACAGCGTGACTTCTGCGCGTTCGAGTTGCAGCCGCTTAAAGTGCCGCACCCGCCGTCCATCCGGCAGGGTTTTAAACTGGGTATGTACCGCTTCGACTTTGGCGTTCATCAGTTGGCTGCGCCGCCCGTTGATGAGCCGGAACATCAGCGCTTTGCCGCCTTCAAACGGCGCGATCACCGCCACTTGGCTAAACAAAATCCGGCTTTGCGGCCTTGAGAAGCGGGCAAACAGCACGCCGGTAGCCAGCGCCACGCCCAGCAAGCTGACAAAAGCTTCCGCCGTGACCACCGTGTTGGCCGCCACCGACAGCGGATACACGTGGCCATAACCGATGGTGCCGAACGTCTGCACGCTGAAAAAAAAGCAGGCCAGATAGCGCCCCATGCCCATGAGAGGTTCTTCGCTGAGTGCGCCGCTGCCCAGCCCGAAATAAATCAGGCCGAACAACGCATTGAGCGCCAGATACAGTGCGCCCATCGTCAGGAAAAACAGGTTCCACGGCACCGTCAGCAGTGCGCCGTAAAGGCTGATGGACTGCCAGCCCATGCCCCGGCGCTGCACATTGAAGCTGCCGTCTTTGTTGAGAAACCGCTCGCCAGACTGCTCGGCCACCACCCGGCCCAAACCGAGATCGTGAGGCGTTTCGGTGAGTTTGGGGGAGTCTTGTCCGGGCGGTAGGGGAGCGGTCATCTCCGCGAGTTTAGTCTGGATAAGCGGCCCTGACCGCGCTGAGCCACGTCTGTGCGATCAGCAAGTGCCCCGCTCCCGACGGATGGACTCGGTCAGGTGCCCAGCGCTGCGGCGTACTGGCGTCCACTGCGGCGTCGAAGGCGGGTTGCAGCGCCACCAGCACGGCTCCGAATTCATCAGCCAACTCGCCGACGATGCGGGCGCGGTTCTCGACTTCCAGGCGCATCGGGTCGGCCTTGTCGACTTCCACCAGAAATGGCGTGACGAGCACCAAGCGGCACTCTAAAATGCTGGCTTCACCCAGCAGGCCGCGCAGGGTCGCCCGGTATTCTTCTGCGTTGACGGCCTGATTCGGCGCACCGTCAAAGCTGCGCCATACATCGTTCACGCCAATTTTGACGCTCAGCAGGTCGGGCTTCAGGGCCGTCACGTCACTTTGCCAGCGTTGCCGCAGATCGCGCACGGTGTCGCCGCTGACGCCCCGATTCATGAACTCAATCGGGCAGGCTGGATCGTCCACCAGCAGTTGCTCACGAATCCGCGAGACGTAACCGTCGCCGTAGCCCTCGGGGTCTTCGCGCCGCCCGGTGTCGGTGATGCTGTCCCCGATAAAGACCCAGCGCTGCGGCTTGTTCGCTGCGGCAGTCATCCGTTTGCCCCAGTCATCTCGCCCGCCACCCGGCTGAGTTGCTTGTTGGCTCCCTCGCTCACCACGCCGCCGTGATAGGTCACGATGGTGTTCACGTCCAGAGCGGCCATCTTGCTCACCGACTCGCTCGCCGCCGTCATGTCGGGCGTGACCTGCGCT
The window above is part of the Deinococcus detaillensis genome. Proteins encoded here:
- a CDS encoding class I SAM-dependent methyltransferase, whose product is MFADQPLSEVLPLLRQALETVGEVTFSAPDPDLGTGLYAGEVSVAGRHRSYAAWLDIAEVLGAQLLTPAKLEGGRVQLTLSRLPPLLREGHYGAGSEFQRVNKLEDAWFLQSFTEALERAKLTDGARLLSVGVGAGRELEALALAYPDLSFEVVGVDTDESALELARQRWPNWRFAVGDVNALNLDLGRFDLIVALSVLQSRGVNLDVALRGLTKHHLNGRGSLILGFPNARYAGGELRYGARMLNFRDPDLSLLMADVALVRRHLHKHGFKVYVTGKYEVLVTGVPSGQVKLSP
- the metK gene encoding methionine adenosyltransferase — its product is MRKFYTSESVSEGHPDKLADFISDSILDEFLRQEPSSRVAVETLLTTGMAVVAGEVTAHSAHVDVQRVVREAVKLVGYTRAHYGFDAEYSAVLVALHEQSPDIAGGVNFSEEWRGMSEAERADPANAHSMIGAGDQGLMFGYATDETPELMPLPISLAHKLTRRLAELRKAEIVLYLRPDAKAQVTVVREDGDTWVDTVVISTQHDEEVSQEQIRADMEAQVIRAVIPAEYLRPETKFFINPSGKFVIGGPHGDTGLTGRKIIVDTYGGAVPHGGGAFSGKDPTKVDRSAAYYARYIAKNLVAAGLAKKALVEVAYAIGRASPVSLRVDSYGTGKLSDEALADLVRRHFDARPQAIIAELDLLRPIYAQTAAYGHFGRPEFPWEQLSKVDVLKAEAEALV
- a CDS encoding NAD-dependent malic enzyme; translation: MAQVSRYYDVKRGPDGHRYLSVKVTGFSLLHIPLLNKSTGFTPEERRFLGLEGLVPPHTSTFEEQKQRTFQRYLQQVTDLDKHEFMRALQDRNEVLFYGILADHLEELLPILYTPTVGEAVRVFSHIYRYPRGLSVSTLDVDRVEEMLENVPLDDVRMIVATDSSAILGIGDQGFGGMAISIGKLSLYTAAGGVGPDKTLPVELDVGTNRQDLIDDPLYLGVHHTRLTGAAYDEFLDSFVEAVSARYPKAIIQWEDFARGTAFHVLNRYRKVIPSFNDDIQGTGAMALAGMISASRLKGERLQDQVFVVVGAGAGGIGVAGMIRSGLMRAGLSPAEASNKVYVIDRYGLLMHGQALEDHQLSFAKTPADVEGWTVSGEWPSLYETVKNCGATALLGLSGVPGLFSQPIVEALHANAAQPIVFPLSNPTANVEAQPADVLTWTNGAAIVASGSPFADVELSGVTYPIGQGNNAFIFPGLGFGAIISRAREITDSMIMAAAETLADETVQYGGLVYPPISVIREVSIKVAVRVARQAIFEGVAAEKRVRNLTDEELASFVERRFWKPHYLPLRKAEAGEMLL
- a CDS encoding ion channel, yielding MTAPLPPGQDSPKLTETPHDLGLGRVVAEQSGERFLNKDGSFNVQRRGMGWQSISLYGALLTVPWNLFFLTMGALYLALNALFGLIYFGLGSGALSEEPLMGMGRYLACFFFSVQTFGTIGYGHVYPLSVAANTVVTAEAFVSLLGVALATGVLFARFSRPQSRILFSQVAVIAPFEGGKALMFRLINGRRSQLMNAKVEAVHTQFKTLPDGRRVRHFKRLQLERAEVTLFPLAWTVVHPITQDSPYWHTTLEALREADAEIMVVFSAVDEAVQQNIHARSSYKIHEFRWNHRFADLYRRTRDGHLYVDAERLHDTEAILEEVAPSLEPDSRPLT
- a CDS encoding SGNH/GDSL hydrolase family protein, yielding MTAAANKPQRWVFIGDSITDTGRREDPEGYGDGYVSRIREQLLVDDPACPIEFMNRGVSGDTVRDLRQRWQSDVTALKPDLLSVKIGVNDVWRSFDGAPNQAVNAEEYRATLRGLLGEASILECRLVLVTPFLVEVDKADPMRLEVENRARIVGELADEFGAVLVALQPAFDAAVDASTPQRWAPDRVHPSGAGHLLIAQTWLSAVRAAYPD